In Mongoliitalea daihaiensis, one DNA window encodes the following:
- the porW gene encoding type IX secretion system periplasmic lipoprotein PorW/SprE, which yields MNHIQLRVIVFILLFASGCSSTKDTFINRTYHNTTSRYNAYFYSKLMIEELEQKIAESHNEDFSQVLPIFYPVDSALIDENKELLKDVRYFSSRAIDWHRISKWVDENYLLLGIADYYEAQFDDASNTFRYLNVNSKKKHIRHRSLIQLMRQFIDLENFDDAAYVIDFLSKESGINRENRFLLYKTLAYYYDRREDVNGKIGALDKALGYSKDRKEKSRINFILAQLYQREDLDALAYSYYQEAQKGNPPYERSFFAQLYAQQVAELNKSKDLIRVRSYFDDLYKDSKNRDLKDVILYEKAIFELKQDEVDTAKELLVRAAKEDSKNPVQKGYIYQKLAEISFDIDRDFRATKYYMDSALANFRPVDASFKQLQREKVRLDNYVLHYETILKNDSLLRVAQLSPEDQERLADEFIAKEEQRLLREAEEKAKPKSSNLFDNLLAFSGRGSGERFYFDNSVALQQGAIEFVRVWGNRNLNDNWRRNVQSFQSSSSTVTTDTVEDNDLGDQETQEESSDLLSQIPDKASLLAQIPKDEAQLETLRAGLEISYFELGKLLFFDFKEYEMSRENLEILITVYPNTIKKPEAYYILFLANKELGGNTSLYSERLNREFAYSPFTFAVNNPDALTGGAALVESSKMYRNAYELYENKAYEEARGVIRRTMELYPLTKNTDRLLLLDIMISGKIDSIDLYKYRLEIYTLQTENPELKELARNMLRVVKGEEEDLVAENQEDTTKDSEDSDADELEQAEDLDEDDSPYKESASQTHIFVLALSQERAREAKALLGDLETFHSSQFSNARLRTGNMNMSREQVIFIVSPFSNAERAAAYRDKFLEIFESGSLDPEEKQASFVISIGNFQELNKRKDLEEYRRFFRRNY from the coding sequence ATGAATCATATCCAACTACGCGTCATTGTATTTATCCTGCTTTTTGCATCCGGATGTTCATCAACCAAGGATACATTTATCAATAGGACGTACCATAATACGACCTCTAGGTATAATGCTTATTTTTATTCCAAATTAATGATAGAGGAACTTGAGCAAAAAATTGCTGAGTCACACAATGAAGACTTTAGCCAAGTACTCCCTATTTTTTATCCGGTCGACAGTGCACTTATCGATGAAAACAAAGAACTCTTGAAAGATGTTCGTTATTTTTCTTCCCGAGCGATTGATTGGCATCGAATTTCCAAATGGGTAGATGAAAACTATCTCCTACTCGGAATCGCGGATTATTACGAAGCACAATTTGACGATGCTTCCAATACCTTTCGCTACTTAAACGTCAATAGTAAGAAAAAACATATCCGACACCGCTCTTTGATTCAACTGATGCGTCAGTTTATTGATTTAGAAAATTTTGACGACGCAGCTTATGTAATCGATTTTTTATCCAAAGAAAGTGGCATCAATCGGGAAAATAGATTTTTGCTATACAAAACCTTAGCCTATTACTATGACCGAAGAGAGGATGTTAATGGCAAAATCGGTGCTTTGGACAAAGCACTGGGGTATAGCAAAGATCGAAAGGAAAAATCGAGGATTAATTTTATTCTGGCCCAATTGTATCAGCGGGAGGACCTAGATGCCTTAGCCTATAGCTATTACCAAGAAGCCCAAAAAGGAAATCCGCCCTATGAGCGAAGCTTCTTTGCACAATTATATGCCCAACAAGTGGCAGAACTCAATAAAAGTAAGGACTTGATTCGAGTACGTTCTTATTTTGATGATTTGTATAAAGACAGTAAAAATAGGGACCTCAAGGATGTCATCCTGTACGAAAAAGCAATTTTTGAGCTCAAACAAGACGAAGTCGATACGGCAAAAGAGCTATTGGTGCGGGCAGCTAAAGAAGACAGCAAGAATCCCGTTCAAAAGGGCTATATCTACCAAAAGCTTGCAGAAATCAGCTTTGACATTGATCGGGATTTTCGAGCAACAAAATATTACATGGACAGTGCATTGGCCAATTTTAGACCTGTAGATGCATCTTTTAAACAACTCCAACGAGAAAAAGTCCGCTTGGACAATTATGTACTTCACTATGAAACCATCCTTAAAAACGATAGCTTGTTAAGGGTGGCACAGCTTTCTCCAGAAGATCAAGAAAGACTTGCTGATGAGTTTATTGCTAAAGAAGAGCAACGACTTTTACGCGAAGCAGAAGAAAAAGCTAAACCCAAAAGCTCCAACTTATTTGATAACCTTTTAGCATTTAGTGGAAGAGGCTCAGGTGAACGCTTTTATTTTGACAATAGTGTCGCCTTGCAACAGGGCGCCATTGAGTTTGTGCGCGTTTGGGGAAACCGCAACTTAAATGACAATTGGAGGAGAAATGTACAAAGTTTCCAATCCTCTAGTTCAACAGTTACAACCGACACTGTTGAGGATAATGATCTAGGTGATCAAGAAACTCAAGAGGAAAGCAGTGATCTCCTTTCCCAAATTCCAGACAAAGCCTCCTTATTGGCGCAAATCCCCAAAGATGAAGCACAACTGGAGACATTAAGGGCTGGTTTAGAAATTTCGTATTTCGAGCTAGGGAAGTTGCTCTTTTTTGATTTTAAAGAATATGAAATGAGCAGAGAAAATCTAGAGATTTTAATTACTGTTTACCCTAACACCATCAAAAAACCAGAAGCATACTATATACTTTTCTTAGCCAATAAAGAATTAGGGGGAAACACCTCTCTGTACAGTGAGCGACTAAATAGGGAGTTTGCGTACTCCCCATTTACATTTGCCGTGAATAATCCCGATGCCCTGACAGGAGGAGCCGCCCTGGTGGAGTCCTCCAAGATGTATAGAAATGCCTATGAATTATATGAAAACAAAGCCTATGAAGAGGCCCGAGGTGTCATTCGGAGAACTATGGAGCTGTATCCATTAACCAAGAATACAGACAGGCTCTTACTTTTGGACATTATGATTTCCGGAAAAATTGATAGCATTGATCTCTATAAATACCGTTTGGAAATCTACACCTTACAAACTGAAAATCCAGAGCTAAAAGAACTGGCAAGAAATATGCTAAGGGTAGTGAAGGGCGAAGAAGAAGACTTGGTCGCTGAAAATCAGGAAGACACAACCAAAGATTCGGAGGATTCTGATGCAGATGAGCTAGAACAGGCTGAAGATTTGGATGAAGATGATAGCCCATATAAAGAAAGTGCCAGTCAAACACATATATTTGTCCTCGCTTTGAGCCAAGAACGTGCGAGAGAGGCAAAGGCCTTGCTAGGAGACTTGGAGACATTCCATTCTTCACAATTTAGCAATGCAAGATTGAGAACTGGTAATATGAATATGTCACGTGAACAAGTGATTTTCATTGTCAGTCCATTCAGTAATGCCGAAAGAGCAGCTGCCTATCGAGATAAATTTCTAGAGATTTTCGAATCTGGATCTCTCGACCCGGAAGAAAAGCAAGCTAGTTTTGTTATTTCAATCGGGAATTTCCAAGAGTTAAACAAAAGAAAAGATTTGGAAGAATACAGACGGTTCTTCCGAAGAAACTATTGA
- a CDS encoding M23 family metallopeptidase, producing the protein MKRFDIKKLIRLKYLFVIRKEQDFSVLSSFSLSASRLLVLAGFVFLLIFGLSILSTKTIFKRWFDASSTQMANTEQILKLSDQLDSLLLEVKKKEQFVENIQLVISGDLIETDQESTSIDPQASKSEVILNQRWSEGAQKIIGEFQSTSTETLTAVRTGSETSAIGAVFFFSPIKGFVSAPFDPTIDHFGVDVISKENEPVLAIADGTVILSTWTIQTGYVIGIQHRGEFLSFYKHNSVLLKEVGDVVRGGDIISIVGNTGDLSSGAHLHFEIWHKGLAINPQEFITFD; encoded by the coding sequence ATGAAGCGCTTCGACATCAAAAAACTCATACGGCTTAAGTATCTTTTCGTCATTCGTAAAGAGCAGGATTTTTCAGTGCTGTCGTCCTTTAGTTTGTCTGCATCGCGCTTATTGGTATTAGCAGGATTTGTCTTTTTGCTTATTTTTGGTTTATCCATTTTAAGTACGAAGACTATATTCAAGCGCTGGTTTGATGCTTCTTCAACCCAAATGGCCAATACTGAACAAATTCTTAAGTTGTCAGATCAATTGGACTCTTTACTTTTGGAGGTCAAAAAAAAGGAGCAGTTTGTCGAAAACATTCAATTGGTCATCAGTGGGGACTTGATTGAAACAGATCAAGAATCAACATCTATAGATCCACAAGCAAGCAAATCAGAGGTCATCCTAAATCAACGCTGGAGTGAAGGTGCCCAAAAGATTATTGGTGAATTTCAATCCACATCAACAGAGACTTTGACAGCTGTCCGGACAGGGTCTGAGACCTCAGCAATCGGGGCTGTCTTTTTTTTCAGTCCTATCAAAGGTTTTGTGTCGGCCCCTTTTGACCCGACCATAGATCACTTTGGAGTGGATGTGATTTCCAAGGAAAATGAGCCTGTTCTGGCCATTGCAGATGGGACGGTCATCCTGAGTACTTGGACTATCCAAACTGGTTATGTCATAGGAATACAGCATCGAGGAGAATTTCTTTCTTTTTACAAGCACAATTCTGTACTTTTGAAAGAAGTAGGTGATGTGGTCCGCGGCGGAGACATCATTTCTATAGTAGGCAATACAGGCGATCTTTCCTCAGGTGCGCATTTGCATTTTGAGATTTGGCATAAAGGTTTAGCCATTAATCCCCAAGAATTTATAACCTTCGATTAA
- a CDS encoding bactofilin family protein, with product MFGKSEEKSIKEIVNSSNVISKETNITGNITAQGNIRIEGTIEGRIDSKSKIVIGDSALIKGDLKSVEAEIAGKVNGSVTCEDLLYLKSTAIIEGDIFTAKIVIENGAQFNGKCQMKTSGMKVSKQDVKNEQKIQESTAG from the coding sequence ATGTTCGGAAAGTCAGAAGAAAAATCAATTAAAGAAATCGTAAATAGCAGTAACGTAATCTCCAAAGAAACGAATATCACGGGCAACATTACTGCCCAAGGAAATATCCGAATTGAGGGCACGATTGAGGGTAGAATAGACTCAAAGAGTAAAATTGTAATCGGTGATTCTGCTTTAATTAAAGGAGATCTCAAGTCGGTGGAAGCGGAAATAGCGGGAAAAGTCAACGGCTCTGTTACTTGTGAAGATTTACTGTATCTTAAAAGTACAGCGATCATTGAAGGCGATATATTTACAGCCAAAATTGTGATAGAAAATGGGGCTCAATTTAATGGGAAATGTCAGATGAAGACTTCAGGAATGAAAGTCTCCAAGCAGGATGTAAAAAATGAGCAAAAAATCCAAGAATCAACAGCGGGATAA
- a CDS encoding AtpZ/AtpI family protein: MSKKSKNQQRDNLQKILRYSGLSFQLFAVIAIGTWFGWYLDQQSTITFPVWLLVFVLLSTVVAFYHLYVSVKNDEGEDNP, encoded by the coding sequence ATGAGCAAAAAATCCAAGAATCAACAGCGGGATAACTTGCAGAAAATCCTGAGATATTCAGGATTATCCTTTCAACTCTTTGCTGTCATCGCTATAGGAACTTGGTTTGGCTGGTACCTAGACCAACAAAGTACCATCACTTTCCCTGTATGGTTATTGGTATTTGTTTTGCTTTCTACGGTAGTGGCTTTCTATCATTTATACGTATCTGTTAAAAACGATGAAGGTGAAGACAATCCTTAG
- the atpB gene encoding F0F1 ATP synthase subunit A has protein sequence MLRRFLCLSVLLSVIWLIHPVTAMAGGDDSDKTGFIMHHIKDSYEWHFATFGDTHVTLPLPVIIYSSDRGLEFFSSTNFQDPVTHKFGEAYAYNGYYIDEHEHLFSVDGRSFLDLSITKNVAMMFLVLIVMISFVMSAASNYKKNGVAAPKGAAALLEPIVIFVRDEIAYKAIGPKYRKFLPYLLTLFFFIWIGNLMGLMPGAANLTGNIAVTMTLAVLTFIVVNVNGNKDYWKHVFMTPGVPVPLLLVIVPVEIIGLFTKPFALMVRLFVAITAGHIVILAFIALVFIFESLAIGVVSTLMVTFLNVIELLVATIQAYVFTLFSAMYIGGAVAEHDDHH, from the coding sequence ATGTTACGCAGGTTCCTTTGTTTAAGCGTTTTACTATCAGTGATTTGGCTGATACATCCAGTTACAGCGATGGCCGGAGGTGATGACAGTGATAAGACAGGCTTTATCATGCACCACATCAAGGATTCATATGAGTGGCACTTTGCGACTTTTGGAGACACTCATGTAACTCTTCCATTACCAGTGATTATTTACTCTTCTGACAGAGGCCTCGAGTTTTTCTCTTCGACTAATTTTCAAGATCCAGTTACCCATAAATTTGGCGAAGCTTACGCGTACAATGGTTACTACATCGATGAGCATGAGCATTTATTTAGTGTAGATGGAAGAAGCTTCCTCGATCTTTCAATAACCAAGAACGTAGCAATGATGTTTTTGGTTTTAATTGTGATGATTTCTTTTGTAATGTCAGCAGCTTCAAATTATAAAAAGAATGGCGTTGCTGCTCCCAAAGGTGCTGCTGCACTCCTTGAGCCAATTGTGATTTTTGTAAGAGATGAGATTGCTTATAAAGCTATCGGCCCAAAATATAGAAAGTTTCTTCCGTACCTATTGACGTTATTCTTCTTTATCTGGATTGGTAACTTAATGGGCTTAATGCCTGGTGCAGCTAACTTGACAGGTAATATTGCCGTGACGATGACATTGGCTGTGTTGACATTTATAGTAGTCAATGTTAATGGAAATAAAGACTACTGGAAACACGTATTTATGACTCCGGGTGTACCAGTTCCATTATTGTTGGTAATCGTTCCTGTAGAAATTATCGGATTATTTACTAAGCCATTTGCTTTGATGGTCCGTCTCTTTGTTGCGATTACAGCTGGTCACATTGTAATCTTGGCCTTTATTGCTTTGGTATTCATTTTCGAATCTTTAGCGATTGGGGTTGTAAGTACCTTGATGGTAACATTCTTGAATGTAATCGAATTGTTAGTTGCAACAATTCAGGCATATGTATTTACCTTGTTTTCTGCCATGTACATCGGTGGTGCGGTAGCAGAACACGATGATCATCATTAA
- the atpE gene encoding ATP synthase F0 subunit C, producing MLTSILLSAGLALMGAGIGAGIVAIGAGLGIGRIGGQAMESIARQPEAAGKVQTAMLIIAALIEVVSLFAVVVCLLIALNAGGLTF from the coding sequence ATGTTAACTTCAATCTTGTTGTCTGCTGGATTAGCACTTATGGGTGCTGGAATCGGTGCTGGAATCGTTGCAATTGGTGCAGGTCTTGGTATCGGTAGAATCGGTGGTCAGGCTATGGAATCTATTGCTCGTCAGCCAGAAGCTGCCGGTAAAGTTCAGACTGCCATGCTAATCATCGCGGCTCTTATTGAGGTGGTATCCCTGTTCGCAGTAGTAGTGTGTCTACTTATTGCTTTGAACGCAGGTGGTCTTACCTTCTAA
- the atpF gene encoding F0F1 ATP synthase subunit B codes for MDLILPGSGLIIWQLIGFLALLFLLTKFAWKPILAALDEREKSIEDALKSAEIARNEMANLKAENEKILHEAKIQRDEMLHMATESAKQIVEEAKEKAQKEGAIMIENAKQAILTEKKAAVEEVKVLVATLSLDVAEKLIKKNYATDAAQKALVEEFVKDLKVN; via the coding sequence ATGGATCTTATACTACCTGGCTCTGGCTTAATTATCTGGCAACTAATAGGATTTCTTGCCCTGCTGTTTTTATTGACAAAATTTGCTTGGAAACCTATACTCGCAGCGCTCGATGAGCGTGAAAAATCCATTGAAGACGCATTAAAGTCTGCTGAGATTGCTCGCAACGAAATGGCAAATTTGAAGGCTGAGAATGAAAAAATCCTTCATGAAGCCAAAATTCAGCGGGATGAAATGCTTCACATGGCTACTGAATCCGCCAAACAAATTGTAGAAGAAGCTAAAGAGAAGGCTCAAAAGGAAGGCGCCATTATGATCGAAAATGCCAAGCAGGCTATTTTGACTGAGAAAAAAGCTGCCGTAGAAGAAGTAAAAGTGTTGGTGGCTACGCTGTCTTTAGATGTAGCTGAAAAATTGATCAAGAAAAACTATGCTACAGATGCGGCACAAAAGGCCCTTGTAGAAGAGTTTGTTAAAGATCTTAAGGTAAATTGA
- the atpH gene encoding ATP synthase F1 subunit delta, which produces MSDIKVASRYAKALIELAIEKEQLEEVFADIQEILSVAESNREFQLLLQSPIVNLEKKKNVIHALFANHANRITISFYDIVVRKNRANVLLSVAKEFVKQYNAYKGIQVGYVTTTIPLTDELRKSFESIVSEISGLKNIQLVEKVNPELIGGFVLKVNDKLLDDSVSGKLRTLRTKLNQRYFVKSY; this is translated from the coding sequence ATGTCAGATATTAAGGTAGCATCTAGATATGCAAAAGCACTAATTGAGCTAGCGATCGAAAAAGAGCAGCTAGAAGAGGTGTTTGCGGATATCCAAGAGATTCTGTCAGTAGCTGAATCCAATCGTGAGTTTCAATTGTTGCTGCAGAGTCCAATTGTAAACTTAGAAAAGAAAAAGAATGTCATACATGCCCTGTTTGCAAATCACGCAAATAGGATCACTATTAGTTTTTATGATATTGTAGTTCGTAAAAATAGGGCCAATGTATTGTTGAGTGTTGCTAAAGAATTTGTCAAGCAATACAATGCGTACAAAGGAATACAAGTGGGGTACGTGACCACGACCATACCTTTGACAGACGAGTTGAGAAAATCATTTGAGTCCATCGTTTCCGAGATTTCGGGTTTGAAAAACATACAGTTAGTAGAAAAAGTAAATCCTGAGCTGATTGGTGGTTTTGTGTTGAAAGTAAATGACAAATTGCTGGATGACTCTGTCAGCGGTAAGTTGAGAACCTTGAGAACCAAGTTGAATCAACGTTACTTTGTCAAATCATATTAA
- the atpA gene encoding F0F1 ATP synthase subunit alpha produces the protein MAQVRPDEVSAILREQLSNVKTEAELEEVGTVLQVGDGVARIYGLSKAQAGELLEFDNGLRAMVLNLEEDNVGAVLFGDSKLVREGDNVKRTKQIASIKVGEGMLGRVVNTLGNPIDGKGPIQGELYEMPLERKAPGVIYRQPVTEPLQTGIKAIDSMIPIGRGQRELIIGDRQTGKTAVAIDTILNQKEYYEKGEPVFCIYVAIGQKASIVAGIVSALEKGGALPYSVVVSAAASDPAPMQFFAPFTGACIGEFFRDTGRPALVIYDDLSKQAVAYREVSLLLRRPPGREAYPGDVFYLHSRLLERAAKINASDAIASQMNDLPESLRPLVKGGGSLTALPIIETQAGDVSAYIPTNVISITDGQIFLETNLFNSGIRPAINVGISVSRVGGNAQIKSMKKVAGTLKLDQAQFRELEAFSKFGSDLDASTKRTIERGRRNQEILKQPQYSPVAVELQVAIIYVSTKGYIDNVPVESARQFEKEFYNLLKSNHHEALELILKNKIDEAGKILEAAAKDLSTKFAKK, from the coding sequence ATGGCACAAGTTAGACCTGATGAGGTTTCAGCGATTTTGAGAGAGCAGCTCTCCAATGTCAAAACTGAGGCTGAACTTGAAGAAGTGGGTACCGTACTCCAGGTAGGTGACGGTGTTGCCCGTATCTATGGACTTTCCAAAGCTCAGGCAGGTGAATTGCTTGAGTTTGATAATGGCTTGAGAGCAATGGTTCTTAACCTTGAGGAAGACAATGTAGGAGCTGTACTTTTTGGAGATTCCAAACTCGTGAGAGAAGGTGACAACGTCAAAAGAACTAAGCAAATTGCTTCCATCAAAGTAGGTGAAGGTATGCTTGGTCGTGTAGTTAATACCTTGGGTAATCCAATTGATGGTAAAGGCCCAATTCAGGGAGAATTGTATGAAATGCCTTTGGAAAGAAAAGCTCCTGGTGTAATTTACAGACAGCCAGTAACTGAGCCTCTTCAAACAGGTATCAAAGCGATTGACTCTATGATTCCAATCGGTAGAGGTCAGCGTGAATTGATTATCGGTGACCGTCAGACAGGTAAGACTGCTGTGGCTATTGATACTATCTTGAATCAAAAAGAATATTACGAAAAAGGTGAGCCCGTATTCTGTATTTATGTAGCGATTGGTCAAAAAGCCTCTATAGTAGCAGGTATTGTTTCTGCCTTGGAAAAAGGTGGTGCCCTTCCTTATTCAGTAGTAGTTTCGGCTGCTGCATCAGATCCAGCACCTATGCAATTCTTTGCGCCATTTACAGGTGCTTGTATCGGTGAATTTTTCCGTGATACTGGACGTCCTGCCTTGGTTATCTATGATGATCTTTCTAAGCAAGCAGTTGCTTACCGTGAAGTTTCCTTGTTGTTGAGAAGACCTCCAGGACGTGAAGCATATCCAGGTGATGTATTCTACTTGCACTCTAGACTATTGGAAAGAGCCGCTAAAATCAATGCATCGGATGCTATTGCAAGCCAGATGAATGATTTGCCTGAATCCTTGAGACCTTTGGTAAAAGGTGGTGGTTCTTTGACAGCTCTTCCAATTATCGAAACACAAGCAGGTGACGTTTCGGCGTATATCCCAACCAACGTAATTTCGATTACGGATGGTCAGATTTTCTTGGAGACCAACTTGTTTAACTCTGGTATTCGTCCAGCGATCAACGTGGGTATCTCTGTATCTCGAGTAGGAGGTAATGCGCAGATCAAATCCATGAAAAAGGTAGCTGGTACATTGAAATTGGATCAAGCTCAGTTCCGTGAATTGGAAGCGTTTTCAAAGTTTGGTTCTGATTTGGATGCATCCACCAAAAGAACTATCGAAAGAGGTAGAAGAAACCAAGAGATCTTGAAGCAACCTCAGTACTCTCCAGTAGCTGTAGAATTGCAAGTAGCGATCATCTATGTATCTACCAAAGGATATATCGATAATGTACCGGTAGAAAGTGCACGTCAGTTTGAAAAAGAATTCTACAACCTTTTGAAGAGTAATCATCATGAGGCATTGGAATTGATCTTGAAAAATAAGATTGATGAGGCTGGTAAAATCCTAGAAGCTGCAGCGAAGGATTTGTCTACAAAATTTGCTAAAAAATAA
- the atpG gene encoding ATP synthase F1 subunit gamma, which translates to MANLKEVKQRITSVTSTQQITKAMKMVAAAKLRRAQDRILKMRPYSQKLTTILNDVVAAMGGELQIAYAEQRPVERVLIVPMTSDKGLCGAFNTNVLKSTTNTIHTKYSNAQVTILPLGKKSFEFFSKRGFHVIGDYYEVFMDLSYDKVRDIATYAMDSFISGEYDKVVLVYNHFRNVATQEIQVEQFLPMEGASLESKGSMSIDYILEPTKEYVIEELVPVALKTQFYKAVLDSNASEHGARMTSMDKATENAGELLKELKLMYNRTRQAAITNEILEIVAGANALEGS; encoded by the coding sequence ATGGCTAACTTAAAGGAAGTAAAACAACGGATAACTTCAGTAACCTCTACCCAGCAAATCACCAAAGCTATGAAAATGGTGGCGGCTGCCAAGTTGAGGAGAGCTCAGGATAGAATCCTAAAAATGCGACCATATTCCCAAAAATTGACGACCATTCTCAATGATGTGGTCGCCGCTATGGGAGGTGAATTGCAAATTGCCTACGCAGAACAAAGACCTGTAGAGCGCGTTTTGATTGTGCCTATGACCTCGGACAAAGGCCTTTGCGGTGCGTTCAATACCAACGTACTGAAGAGTACTACCAACACGATTCATACGAAATATTCAAATGCTCAGGTGACTATTCTACCTTTAGGTAAAAAATCTTTCGAGTTTTTCTCTAAAAGAGGCTTTCACGTCATCGGTGATTACTACGAAGTATTCATGGATTTAAGCTATGATAAAGTTCGAGACATTGCTACCTATGCGATGGATTCATTCATTTCAGGTGAGTACGACAAAGTCGTTTTGGTATATAACCACTTTAGAAACGTAGCTACACAGGAAATCCAGGTAGAGCAGTTTCTTCCCATGGAAGGTGCCTCTCTTGAATCAAAAGGTTCCATGTCCATAGATTATATCCTAGAGCCAACCAAGGAATATGTGATCGAAGAACTTGTGCCAGTTGCTTTAAAAACACAATTCTATAAGGCGGTATTGGATAGTAATGCCTCTGAACACGGTGCTCGAATGACATCGATGGATAAAGCCACTGAAAATGCTGGGGAGTTACTCAAAGAATTGAAATTGATGTATAACAGAACCCGTCAAGCGGCCATTACCAACGAGATTTTGGAGATCGTTGCAGGTGCAAATGCCTTGGAAGGAAGTTGA
- a CDS encoding alkaline ceramidase, giving the protein MSPKIKRTFKISAWILGTLFFTTSLLITRVDRSDYKESDYYRNTLQQIAVMDMPESKGKVWLASWGQSNITPSKPLDLLGYKPRGPYEFVQDSSFVKALLISNGIRTVLFLNYEFMIIHPSFQETILNGIADAQLPIDYTFFTATHTHAGLGGHIPGIMGKLAFGGYHENFVQDVQTKTIDAIHESLASLDTADLFFQKSKTLGLVANRLIEGDSIDPYARQLIIRRKDGLNATLLTYSAHPTIVDRKFMGLSGDYPSVLTKELEGKQYDFALFAAGMVGSHKPIADGQDTTSVQIYAAELSRQISGSMHAFSTNKDPSISTALVPIELRKAHYRISQHIRLRPWIFNSLFGPTNPHFDVVKLGNTLFISSSGEISGVFMKAWEDYAKSKKLNLIMTSFNGGYIGYITPDEYYDLPKYEVRDMNWYGPQNGAYFDEMIHAIIDKASK; this is encoded by the coding sequence ATGTCCCCAAAAATTAAGCGAACATTTAAAATTTCTGCTTGGATTTTGGGGACCTTATTTTTCACCACTTCCTTACTCATTACCCGAGTGGACAGAAGTGACTACAAAGAATCTGACTATTATCGAAATACCCTTCAGCAAATTGCGGTGATGGATATGCCGGAAAGTAAAGGGAAGGTTTGGCTAGCTTCATGGGGACAGTCAAACATCACTCCTTCAAAACCGCTAGATTTACTGGGGTACAAGCCTCGAGGCCCCTACGAGTTTGTACAAGATAGCAGCTTCGTCAAAGCACTCCTGATAAGTAACGGAATACGGACAGTCTTATTCCTGAACTATGAGTTCATGATCATTCACCCCTCTTTTCAGGAAACAATTCTCAACGGAATTGCTGATGCCCAACTACCCATTGACTATACTTTTTTCACGGCCACTCATACCCATGCAGGCTTGGGTGGGCATATTCCAGGTATAATGGGAAAGTTAGCCTTTGGCGGCTACCATGAGAATTTTGTACAGGATGTGCAAACAAAAACCATAGATGCAATTCACGAATCGCTAGCTTCCCTGGATACGGCAGATCTATTCTTCCAAAAATCCAAAACACTTGGATTAGTGGCCAACCGTCTGATTGAAGGAGACAGCATAGATCCTTATGCACGGCAACTAATCATCCGTAGAAAAGACGGCTTGAATGCCACACTTCTTACGTATAGTGCTCACCCTACCATCGTAGATCGGAAATTTATGGGCTTATCCGGCGACTACCCTTCAGTGTTAACCAAAGAGTTGGAAGGAAAACAATATGATTTCGCTTTATTCGCCGCTGGAATGGTGGGTTCTCACAAACCAATAGCAGATGGCCAAGATACCACTTCAGTCCAAATCTATGCAGCTGAGTTAAGCCGCCAAATCAGCGGAAGCATGCATGCCTTCAGTACCAATAAAGATCCAAGTATTTCAACAGCGTTGGTTCCCATAGAACTCAGAAAGGCTCATTACCGCATCAGTCAACATATTCGCCTTCGACCTTGGATATTTAATTCACTTTTTGGCCCGACCAATCCTCATTTTGACGTGGTCAAACTTGGGAACACCTTGTTTATCAGTTCAAGTGGGGAAATTTCCGGTGTTTTTATGAAGGCATGGGAGGATTACGCCAAGTCAAAGAAACTTAACTTGATCATGACAAGTTTTAATGGAGGCTATATAGGATACATAACACCGGATGAATATTACGATTTACCAAAATATGAAGTACGAGACATGAATTGGTATGGCCCTCAAAATGGGGCTTATTTCGATGAAATGATCCATGCCATTATAGATAAAGCATCAAAATAA